Proteins encoded by one window of Glycine soja cultivar W05 chromosome 15, ASM419377v2, whole genome shotgun sequence:
- the LOC114386895 gene encoding vesicle-associated protein 1-3-like isoform X2 — protein sequence MATELLQIDPPQLTFTFELKKQSSCLVHLINNNSSHHVAFKVKTTSPKKYCVRPTVGIVKPHGTCDFTVTMQAQRTAPPDLHCKDKFLVQSAVVPKGTTEDEISSDLFVKDSGRLVDEKKLRVVLINSPSSPVNGDLKQDPPSQMLPSLTAEKGMEAAQDMEEDGADKGTFPSTRSVEKVGDMKQVNDAVNLSFATKDSEELKSRLSIMDAKLREAEGTIMKLNEERRRNIREKDLLKQELMLKKKIKMKRAQEGFPLLFVCVVSIVSMAVGYYIHP from the exons ATGGCCACGGAGCTTCTCCAAATTGATCCCCCTCAGCTCACTTTTACCT TTGAATTGAAGAAACAGAGTTCCTGCTTGGTTCATCTCATCAACAACAACTCTTCTCACCATGTCGCCTTCAAG GTCAAAACCACGTCGCCCAAGAAATACTGCGTCAGACCAACTGTCGGCATCGTCAAGCCACACGGAACATGTGATTTCACCG TTACTATGCAGGCTCAGCGCACAGCCCCACCTGATCTGCACTGCAAAGACAAGTTCCTCGTTCAAAGCGCGGTTGTCCCAAAAGGAACAACCGAGGATGAAATCTCCTCTGACCTG TTTGTCAAAGATAGTGGAAGGCTTGTTGATGAGAAGAAGCTAAGGGTGGTCCTCATTAACTCACCTTCTTCCCCTGTAAATGGAGATCTCAAGCAGGATCCACCCAGTCAAATGCTTCCCTCCCTTACA GCTGAAAAAGGTATGGAAGCAGCTCAGGATATGGAGGAGGATGGAGCTGATAAGGGAACTTTTCCAAGTACAAGGAGTGTTGAGAAGGTGGGGGACATGAAGCAAGTAAATGATgctgtgaatttgagttttgctACTAAGGATTCCGAGGAATTGAAGTCAAGGTTGAGTATAATGGATGCAAAGCTAAGAGAG GCTGAAGGAACCATCATGAAGTTGAATGAAGAGAGGCGCAggaacatccgagaaaaagaTTTGCTGAAGCAAGAGTTG ATgttgaagaagaaaattaagatGAAAAGAGCTCAGGAGGGATTCCCGTTACTGTTTGTCTGTGTGGTTTCGATTGTCAGTATGGCAGTCGGATATTATATTCATCCATAA
- the LOC114385770 gene encoding uncharacterized protein LOC114385770, whose amino-acid sequence MVCSPGSGRMEVMARLLAAETFSHTVADDFAREKLAAEYICRELREADETNLLQEEDMHVYGESPMTDALQLVCCNTCKKPIKDSQFAAHAELCRSLQLTEQTMLELDGSTGNRKPPRKEKKKLGASSATPVSLGYSSCVDAASMMDGTGINAGNRDHPASVMHPPTKRHKLIANILLPVLESHGTESGETKTVSFTDGITCNLLERTISQRGDPNHKNHAQVLVQHRRIMKNDFPAPLATKIYYSQRTNRLRARIRHLYFQDLNGQCCTDVVCPKTSHAEMAVLQDSSPRDPSFDQMNNVHEGRLPAQKSDHILAKSSEIGLLKAGGLPSSGLSNQFLDNVSRSAATYGGLTRSNFLPTSYSFGSNTGSPLGTMQQPNGSVPVI is encoded by the exons ATGGTATGTTCCCCGGGAAGTGGGAGAATGGAAGTCATGGCCAGGCTTCTCGCTGCTGAGACTTTCTCTCACACTGTAGCAG ATGACTTTGCCCGTGAGAAGTTGGCTGCTGAGTATATTTGTAGAGAACTACGTGAGGCAGATGAAACAAATTTGCTTCAGGAAGAAG ATATGCATGTCTATGGTGAGAGCCCCATGACTGATGCCTTGCAGCTG GTATGCTGCAACACTTGCAAGAAGCCAATCAAGGACAGTCAATTTGCTGCTCATGCAG AACTTTGTAGGTCATTACAGCTCACAGAACAGACTATGTTGGAGCTTGATGGCAGCACTGGGAATCGAAAACCTCctaggaaggaaaagaaaaagttaggAGCTTCTTCTGCAA CTCCAGTTTCTTTAGGATACTCAAGTTGTGTAGATGCAGCATCTATGATGGATGGTACTGGAATTAATGCTGGAAATAGAGATCACCCAGCTTCTGTAATGCATCCTCCAACAAAACGTCATAAATT GATAGCAAACATACTTCTACCTGTATTAGAAAGCCATGGAACAGAATCTGGAGAGACAAAAACTGTGAGTTTCACAGATGGAATTACTT GCAATTTGCTGGAAAGAACTATTTCACAACGTGGAGATCCTAACCATAAAAACCATGCACAGGTCCTTGTGCAACATCGACGCATAATGAAGAAtg attttccTGCACCCCTTGCTACGAAGATATATTATTCACAAAGGACCAATCGACTGCGTGCCAGAATTCGTCATCTTTACTTCCAGGACTTAAATGGTCAATGTTGTACTGATGTTGTGTGTCCAAAGACATCACATGCAGAGATGGCTGTGTTGCAAGATTCATCTCCAAGGGACCCTTCATTTGATCAAATGAACAATGTGCATGAG ggCCGATTGCCTGCTCAAAAATCTGATCATATTCTTGCAAAAAGCTCAGAAATTGGCTTGCTTAAGGCAGGAGGCCTGCCAAGTAGTGGCTTGTCAAATCAATTTCTTGATAATGTTTCTAGGTCTGCAGCCACTTATGGTGGTTTGACTAGAAGCAACTTTCTTCCAACGTCTTATTCTTTTGGGAGCAACACAG GAAGTCCACTGGGAACAATGCAGCAACCAAATGGGAGTGTTCCTGTTATTTAG
- the LOC114386895 gene encoding vesicle-associated protein 1-3-like isoform X1: MATELLQIDPPQLTFTFELKKQSSCLVHLINNNSSHHVAFKVKTTSPKKYCVRPTVGIVKPHGTCDFTVTMQAQRTAPPDLHCKDKFLVQSAVVPKGTTEDEISSDLFVKDSGRLVDEKKLRVVLINSPSSPVNGDLKQDPPSQMLPSLTAEKGMEAAQDMEEDGADKGTFPSTRSVEKVGDMKQVNDAVNLSFATKDSEELKSRLSIMDAKLREAEGTIMKLNEERRRNIREKDLLKQELEMLKKKIKMKRAQEGFPLLFVCVVSIVSMAVGYYIHP, translated from the exons ATGGCCACGGAGCTTCTCCAAATTGATCCCCCTCAGCTCACTTTTACCT TTGAATTGAAGAAACAGAGTTCCTGCTTGGTTCATCTCATCAACAACAACTCTTCTCACCATGTCGCCTTCAAG GTCAAAACCACGTCGCCCAAGAAATACTGCGTCAGACCAACTGTCGGCATCGTCAAGCCACACGGAACATGTGATTTCACCG TTACTATGCAGGCTCAGCGCACAGCCCCACCTGATCTGCACTGCAAAGACAAGTTCCTCGTTCAAAGCGCGGTTGTCCCAAAAGGAACAACCGAGGATGAAATCTCCTCTGACCTG TTTGTCAAAGATAGTGGAAGGCTTGTTGATGAGAAGAAGCTAAGGGTGGTCCTCATTAACTCACCTTCTTCCCCTGTAAATGGAGATCTCAAGCAGGATCCACCCAGTCAAATGCTTCCCTCCCTTACA GCTGAAAAAGGTATGGAAGCAGCTCAGGATATGGAGGAGGATGGAGCTGATAAGGGAACTTTTCCAAGTACAAGGAGTGTTGAGAAGGTGGGGGACATGAAGCAAGTAAATGATgctgtgaatttgagttttgctACTAAGGATTCCGAGGAATTGAAGTCAAGGTTGAGTATAATGGATGCAAAGCTAAGAGAG GCTGAAGGAACCATCATGAAGTTGAATGAAGAGAGGCGCAggaacatccgagaaaaagaTTTGCTGAAGCAAGAGTTG GAGATgttgaagaagaaaattaagatGAAAAGAGCTCAGGAGGGATTCCCGTTACTGTTTGTCTGTGTGGTTTCGATTGTCAGTATGGCAGTCGGATATTATATTCATCCATAA